Proteins encoded within one genomic window of Actinoplanes octamycinicus:
- a CDS encoding WS/DGAT/MGAT family O-acyltransferase, translated as MEYLSPLDASFLDAEDQDPHASLAISSVAVLDGPAPSQDEFTAAIRGRLPLVPRYRQKVRRVPFNLGRPLWVDDPDFDLGFHLRRTALPAPGGDAELANLIGRVMSQRLDRDRPLWEDWVIEGLAGDRWALLSKVHHCMIDGVSGNELYRLICDTGPEPLPPVADEWVPTRAGGDLNLSLDALATLARFPYEQVLLWWNMLRAPAATSHAAGGLAVLAEGFVPATPSPLLGPIGQARRYALTRVPLAKLTETAHKHGVTVNDVYLAAVAGALRRLLLARGEDLDPYTVRTLVPVSMRRADQQNQLDNRLASLLVQLPVELDRPLDRLTAVHERIAELRKAHEVEAVSGIVDLADHEPFAAVSLIIRTALRLPQRALSAVTTNVPGPRKPLYILGRPIREILPYVPIGERMRVGVAAFTYTDQAAFGITTDYASVPEADDLAHWLTVELAALHRARAKRPRSRPGTAAAREPA; from the coding sequence ATGGAATATTTGAGCCCTTTGGACGCGTCCTTCCTGGACGCCGAGGACCAGGACCCGCATGCCTCGCTCGCGATCTCGTCGGTCGCCGTGCTGGACGGGCCGGCGCCGAGCCAGGACGAGTTCACCGCGGCGATCCGGGGCCGGCTGCCGCTGGTGCCGCGCTACCGGCAGAAGGTGCGCCGGGTGCCGTTCAACCTGGGCCGTCCGCTCTGGGTCGACGACCCGGACTTCGACTTGGGCTTCCACCTTCGACGCACCGCCCTGCCCGCCCCCGGCGGCGACGCCGAACTGGCCAACCTGATCGGGCGGGTGATGAGCCAGCGGCTGGACCGGGACCGCCCGCTCTGGGAGGACTGGGTCATCGAAGGGCTGGCCGGGGACCGCTGGGCGCTGCTGTCCAAGGTGCACCACTGCATGATCGACGGCGTCTCCGGCAACGAGCTGTACCGGCTGATCTGCGATACCGGCCCGGAACCGCTGCCCCCGGTCGCCGACGAATGGGTGCCCACACGGGCCGGCGGCGACCTGAACCTTTCGCTGGACGCGCTGGCCACCCTGGCCCGGTTCCCGTACGAACAGGTCCTGCTGTGGTGGAACATGCTGCGCGCCCCGGCCGCCACGAGCCACGCTGCCGGTGGGCTCGCCGTGCTGGCCGAGGGCTTCGTGCCGGCCACACCCTCCCCGCTGCTCGGTCCGATCGGGCAGGCCCGCCGGTATGCCCTCACGCGCGTCCCGCTGGCCAAGCTCACCGAGACCGCCCACAAGCACGGCGTCACGGTCAACGACGTCTATCTGGCGGCGGTCGCTGGCGCGCTGCGCCGGTTGCTGCTGGCGCGCGGTGAGGACCTTGATCCGTACACGGTCCGCACCCTGGTGCCGGTCAGCATGCGTCGCGCCGACCAGCAGAACCAGCTGGACAACCGGCTCGCCTCGCTGCTGGTCCAGCTGCCCGTCGAGCTGGACCGTCCGCTCGATCGGCTCACCGCGGTGCACGAGCGCATCGCCGAGCTGCGCAAGGCCCATGAGGTGGAAGCGGTCAGCGGGATCGTGGACCTGGCCGACCACGAGCCGTTCGCCGCGGTGTCTCTGATCATCCGTACCGCGTTGCGCCTGCCGCAGCGCGCGCTCTCCGCGGTGACCACCAATGTGCCCGGCCCGCGGAAGCCGCTCTACATCCTGGGCCGCCCGATCCGCGAGATCCTGCCGTACGTCCCGATCGGCGAACGGATGCGGGTCGGGGTGGCCGCCTTCACCTACACCGACCAGGCCGCCTTCGGGATCACCACCGACTACGCCTCGGTGCCGGAGGCCGACGACCTCGCCCACTGGCTGACCGTGGAGCTGGCCGCGCTGCACCGGGCGCGGGCCAAGCGGCCGCGGAGCCGGCCGGGGACGGCGGCCGCCCGCGAGCCGGCCTGA
- a CDS encoding patatin-like phospholipase family protein, whose amino-acid sequence MAKKKRVALVLGAGGTLGAAWMIGGLAAIQDRVGRPLAEATTIIGTSAGSVVAAAIRHGFTPDQLVAHQLGETGAALPSTDEFERDSGIWPSAPRWRLGSARMLATAALAPHSVHPRVLASALLPEGRSEHHTVRRYVQALVGDTPDRWPRQHTWIVGVDYEAGRRIVFGRAGSPPARLPDAVVASCSIPGWHRPAVIGGRRYVDGGVRSIASVDLLRSEPYDEVYVLAPMASSETDRPWHPAVRAERMVRQLLAAELRRDVAKVERTGAQVTVLTPGPADLDAIGANLMDGRRRAAVLGTAQQTIPAALAA is encoded by the coding sequence ATGGCGAAGAAGAAACGGGTGGCTCTGGTCCTGGGGGCTGGCGGCACGCTCGGCGCGGCCTGGATGATCGGCGGCCTCGCCGCGATCCAGGATCGGGTCGGCCGTCCCCTCGCCGAGGCGACCACCATCATCGGCACCAGCGCCGGCAGCGTCGTCGCGGCAGCGATCCGGCACGGTTTCACACCCGACCAGCTGGTGGCCCATCAGCTGGGCGAGACCGGTGCGGCGTTACCGAGCACCGACGAGTTCGAGCGCGACTCCGGCATCTGGCCGTCCGCGCCCCGGTGGCGGCTGGGATCCGCTCGGATGCTGGCGACCGCGGCGCTGGCGCCGCACAGCGTGCACCCGCGCGTGCTGGCCTCCGCGCTGCTGCCGGAGGGCCGCTCCGAGCATCACACAGTCCGCCGATATGTGCAGGCGCTCGTCGGCGACACGCCGGACCGATGGCCCCGGCAGCACACCTGGATCGTCGGTGTCGACTACGAGGCGGGCCGGCGCATCGTCTTCGGGCGCGCCGGCAGCCCGCCGGCCCGGTTGCCGGACGCCGTCGTCGCCTCCTGCTCGATCCCCGGCTGGCACCGTCCCGCGGTGATCGGCGGCCGCCGCTACGTCGACGGCGGGGTCCGCTCGATCGCCTCGGTCGACCTGCTGCGGTCCGAGCCGTACGACGAGGTGTATGTGCTCGCCCCGATGGCCAGCTCGGAGACCGACCGGCCGTGGCATCCGGCGGTGCGCGCCGAGCGCATGGTCCGGCAGTTGCTCGCCGCCGAGCTGCGCCGTGACGTGGCCAAGGTCGAGCGCACCGGTGCCCAGGTCACGGTACTGACTCCGGGACCGGCGGACCTGGACGCGATCGGTGCCAACCTGATGGACGGGCGGCGACGCGCCGCCGTACTCGGGACCGCTCAGCAGACCATCCCGGCGGCTCTGGCCGCCTAG
- a CDS encoding L-2-amino-thiazoline-4-carboxylic acid hydrolase, producing the protein MSSLTSSPAGSADDGSGRSVADGAGDAPGWVRDPDADSRAVVAAFFDRLADDLAARGVAAGVCVDLLGGIQVRSGRLSGDSPVPASDAPARYNRRYTAAVLAAYEVLSAAGADGTPGIPAGAELTGLLTAAFVEPLGEQVASGTRAMLDAAADPFAAMVAVARQRETDDFGAEFEFSHPVDDEHQFVAKVHRCGYHEYFRAHGTPQLTPVLCAFDANWISAIAPERHGFTFARPATIGHGAASCPFDFRRTAVVEPSVDRAADAGTGVA; encoded by the coding sequence ATGTCTTCTCTCACCTCTTCTCCTGCTGGCTCCGCCGATGACGGATCCGGCCGTTCGGTTGCCGACGGCGCCGGTGACGCGCCGGGTTGGGTTCGTGATCCGGACGCCGACAGCCGCGCCGTCGTCGCAGCCTTCTTCGACCGGTTGGCTGACGACCTGGCTGCGCGGGGTGTCGCCGCGGGCGTCTGCGTCGATCTGCTAGGCGGGATCCAAGTGCGATCCGGCCGGCTGAGCGGTGACAGTCCGGTGCCTGCGTCGGATGCGCCGGCTCGTTACAACCGTCGCTACACCGCCGCGGTGCTGGCGGCGTATGAGGTGTTGTCCGCCGCCGGGGCGGACGGCACACCGGGGATTCCCGCTGGCGCTGAGTTGACCGGGTTGTTGACCGCGGCTTTCGTGGAACCGCTCGGCGAGCAGGTGGCTTCGGGGACCCGGGCGATGCTGGATGCTGCTGCCGATCCGTTCGCCGCGATGGTCGCCGTGGCCCGGCAGCGTGAGACTGACGACTTCGGCGCTGAGTTCGAGTTCAGTCATCCGGTCGACGACGAGCACCAGTTCGTCGCCAAGGTGCACCGGTGCGGGTACCACGAGTACTTCCGTGCTCACGGGACGCCGCAGTTGACCCCGGTGTTATGTGCGTTCGACGCGAACTGGATCAGTGCGATCGCTCCAGAGCGGCATGGGTTCACCTTCGCTCGGCCGGCCACCATCGGCCACGGCGCGGCGAGTTGCCCGTTCGACTTCCGCCGCACCGCTGTGGTGGAGCCGAGCGTCGACCGGGCCGCCGACGCTGGAACGGGTGTGGCATGA
- a CDS encoding helix-turn-helix domain-containing protein codes for MAEQEARVPLGEIIRRQRELAELSMRQLASMVGISNPYLSQIERGLRAPSERVLHAIATSLRTTADALMAEAEPAEPGPAAVLGAIAGDPNLTARQRQALGEVYTAMVEVTLARRARERRAGNGKRPGG; via the coding sequence ATGGCGGAACAGGAAGCCCGGGTGCCGCTCGGGGAAATCATCCGGCGACAGCGGGAGCTGGCCGAATTGTCGATGCGCCAGCTGGCGTCCATGGTGGGCATCTCCAACCCGTACCTGTCGCAGATCGAGCGTGGCCTGCGTGCACCGTCCGAGCGAGTGCTGCACGCGATCGCCACGTCCCTGCGGACCACGGCAGACGCGCTGATGGCCGAGGCCGAGCCGGCCGAGCCCGGACCGGCGGCGGTACTCGGCGCCATCGCCGGTGATCCGAACCTGACCGCGCGGCAACGCCAGGCGCTCGGCGAGGTCTACACCGCCATGGTGGAGGTGACGCTGGCCCGCCGGGCCCGGGAGCGGCGGGCCGGCAACGGGAAGCGGCCCGGGGGGT